A segment of the Neisseria chenwenguii genome:
AACGGCGCCATTGCCTACGCGATTTACAACTACACCAACTACACCGGCGACGAAACCTATCTGGCCAAAGAAGGCTTGGAAGTGCTGGTCGAAATCGCCCGCTTCTGGGCCGACCGCGTCCACTTCTCCAAACGCAACGGCCAATACATGATCCACGGCGTAACCGGCCCCAACGAATACGAAAACAACATCAACAACAACTGGTACACCAACACGCTGGCCGTGTGGGTCTTAACCTACACCCGCGACGCGCTGGCCAAATACCCGCGTCCCGATTTGTGCGTCTCCGCCGACGAACTGGCCAAATGGAACGACATCATCGAAAAAATGTACCTGCCGTTTGACCAAGAGCTCAACGTATTCGTCCAACACGACGGCTTCCTCGACAAAGACCTGCGCCCAGTTTCCGCGCTCTCAAAAGACGACCTGCCGCTCAACCAAAAATGGTCGTGGGACAAAATCCTGCGTTCTCCGTTTATCAAACAGGCCGACGTTTTGCAGGGCATCTATTTCTTCGGCGACAAATTCAGCCTCGACGAAAAACGCCGCAACTACGACTTCTACGAGCCGATGACCGTACACGAAAGCTCGCTCTCGCCCTCCATCCACGCCATTTTGGCCGCCGAATTGGGCAAAGGCGAAAAAGCCGTCGAAATGTACGAACGCACCGCCCGCCTCGATTTGGACAACTACAACAACGACACCGACGACGGCCTGCACATCACCTCGATGACCGGCTCGTGGCTCGCCATCGTACAAGGCTTCGCCCAAATGAAAACCTGGGGCGGCCGCCTCAGTTTCGCCCCCTTTCTGCCCACCGCATGGAAAGGCTACGCCTTCCACATCAACTACCGCGGCCGGCTGCTGAAAGTCGAAGTCGGCACCGAAGTCAAACTCACCCTGCTCAAAGGCGAAGCGCTCGAACTGTCCGTTTACGGCGAACCCGTCAAACTGGAAAACAGCTTTGCCACCGCGCTGAAGAAATAAGGCCGGCAGTTTTCAGACGGCCCGAACGCTCAAACAAGGCCGTCTGAAAACCAAACAGGCGCCCGAACAACCGCAACCCGCTCCCTCCCCCGCAGGGGAGGGCCGGGAAGAGGGCAAAACGCCCGGGCCGTCTGAAACGCCGGCAGAACAAAACACAAGGAGCTCCCCATGACCTTCCAAGCCGTATTATTCGACCTCGACGGCGTCATCACCGATACCGCCGAATACCACTACCGCGCATGGAAAAAGCTGGCCGAAGAAATCGGCATCAGCATCGACCGCAAATTCAACGAAACCCTCAAAGGCGTTTCCCGCGAAGACTCGCTCAAACGCATCCTCGCCCACGGCGGCAAAACCGTCGGCGACGAAGAATTCGCCGCACTCGCCAAACGCAAAAACGACAACTACGTCGAAATGATCGCCGCCATCACCCCCGCCGACGTCTATCCCGGCATCCTGCCGCTGCTCGACGAACTCAAAGCCGCCGGCAAAAAAATCGCCCTGGCCTCCGCCAGCAAAAACGGCCCCTTCCTGCTCGAATGCATGGGTCTGACCGCCTACTTCGGCGCCATCGCCGACCCCGCCGCCGTCGCCCAATCCAAACCAGCACCCGACATCTTCCTCGCCGCCGCCGAAGGCGTGCACACCCCGATCGGGCAATGTCTCGGCATCGAAGACGCCTCCGCCGGCATCCAAGCCATCAAATCCGCCGGCGCCCTGCCCGTCGGCGTCGGCAAAGCCGAAGACCTGGGCAGCGACATCGCCCTCGTTCCCGATACCGCCAAACTCACTTTGGCCTATCTGGAAAAAGTTTGGGCAAACGCCCGCGGTTGAAGCGTCTGCATATAAAAGGCCGTCTGAAAGTTTTTTCAGACGGCCTGTTTTCTTCAACCGTTTTACCCGCGCTCCGCCGCATCTTTCAGCAGCACATCCGCCGCGAGAATGCCCAGATTGTTCGCAGCCAGCAGGCTGTATCCGGTAAGCAGCAGGCGGTCTTGGCGGACTTGGCCGGTGATACCATCGTTCAACACGGTCATGCCGAGCGACTGCAAGCGTTCGGCAACCAGCTAGGGCAGACGGCCGGGCATGTAGCCGATGTCGATATTGGCGCCCTCGTCAAGCGCGTCGGGGAACACGCAGAGTCGGTAACCGGCAAACGGGAAACTTCCCTCTTGCGCGGCGTGACCGTGGCAGAGGGTGATGATGCAGCGTCGGTTCGCCACCGCCCACTCCAACACCTGCGCGACTTCACGGCTTTCGGGAATGGCGTTCAGCGCACCGTGGCCGCCGGGAATCAATACGGCGGTGCAGGGCGAATCTTCGGCCAAAACCTGCGGCAGGATGTCGGCCAGTTTGTGCGGTTTTTGCAGCTTGGGCAGGTAGGTTTGGAAAATGTTCAAAACGGCTTCGTCTTCCTGCGGCATCGCCACATTCGAATTTGGCGGCGTTGCCCGACAGGGTGGCGACTTCGATTTCGAAGCCGGCTTCGTGGATGTGCAGCATGGGTAGCAGGGTCTCGACGGAGTGGTTGCCGGTGGAGAAAAGTTTGCCGTTCTGCATTTGCAGATAGCGCTCGTCGGCGGCAATCATCAGCACTGTACTTGCCGCCGCGGCAGGGTTCGGCAAACTGCACGCCTTTGAAATCGGTTTTCGGCGCGGTATATTGGCTCAGGAAATATTCGGAGGGGAAATAGGCGTTGTATTCCGCGCGGTCGGGTACGGGGGGTTTGCTCGGTTCGGTCATGTCGTTTGATTACTTAAAACAGATGGAGCGCGGATTACACCCACGATGCCTGTCTGAAAACGGCAAACCGCCCAAGTCTGCGTAAAACCTGCGCCGCTGCTTCCCGTAAAAATATCAGCCTGTTCTTCTTGAATCCTCACTATTTTCAGACAGGCATTTCAGGTCGTCAGAACACCCTATTTCCTACCCAAAACCTCCCCCAAAAAATCCGCCACCGCCCGAACTTTTTGGCTGTGGCGCACGTCTTCGTGCATCACCAAATGCAGGCTGCCTGAAAATATTTCATCGGTGTGAACGCGCACAAAATCAGCCGTTTCGCCGTATTCAAAGGGCAGCCAGCCTACGCCTAATTGTTGCCGTACGGCGGATTTCATCACGGCGAAATCGTTGCAGGCGAAGCGGATGTTTTTGTCGGCAAGCTGTTTTTTCAGCCATTCGCTGCGCAAGCCGTCCACGGCGAAGCGGATGTATTGCCAATCGGTTTCGGGGGTGTTTCGGGCGTAATCGCGGTGGGCGAACCAGCCGTAATGCACGTCGCGCAGGCGTCGGACGACCAAATCGTTTTGTTCGGGCAGGGCGAAGCGCAGGGTGATGTCGGCTTGGCGTTGGTGCAGGCTGCTGATGGCTGTGTTGCTGCTTAACACCAGCCGAATCGTGTCGGTGCGCCGATAAAATTCCGCCAAACGGGAGGCAATCAGGGCATATGCGACAAAGGGCGGCACGGAAACGGATACTTCCGTAACGGCTTGGCGGCTGTCCTGCGCAGCTTGGGCGAATTGGCACACGTTGAACTGCAATTTTCTGGCTTCGGCATACAAGCGCTCGCCGTCCGCCGTGAGCAGGTAGCGTTTGTTGATGCGGTCAAACAGGTGCAAATCCAGCTGCTTTTCCAGCCGTTCAATGCGGTGCGATACGGTGCTGTGTTCTACTTGCAAAGCAGCGGCGGTGGCGGTAAGGGTTTGCTTTTCCACTAATAACAGGAAATAGTGGATGTCGTTCCAGTCTAAATTCATGGTTTATGTTGTGTATAAATAATCACTGTTTTGCATTTTATTGCTGTTTTTATGCAAAAAATATAGACACAACTCGCTTCGTCAGTTCGGCAGTCAGTTCAAAACAGATTGCCATTTCAACAACCCATTTATTTTTGGAGACGAAAATGCCTGTATTTAACGCCCATGTTCCTGCCGGAAAATTCACCAAAGAACAAAAAGCCGCTCTTGCCGATGCCTTTGTTTTAGCGCTGCACGATGCGCTGAATGCGCCGGAAGACGACCAATTTGTCGTGATTAACGAGCATTCGGAAGACAACCTGTTTATCCATCCGACCTTTCCCAATATGAACCGCACGGATAAACGCATGATTGTTACCGTGGATGTCAGCACCACGCGCACGCTGGAAGAAAAACGCAAATTAACCGAATTGGTTACCAAGTATGCGGTGGAAAAAGTCGGTATCGGACAAGATGATATTGCGTTGCTGATTTACGCTCTGCCAATGGAAAACATGAGCTTCGGCGGCGGTAAAATCATGACCGACGATGCCGAAGCGATGGCAAAAAGAATGCGTTAAGCCACGATAAAGAACAGCGGCGCAAACGGTCGGCAAGCTGTTCATGCTGCCTGAAAACCGATTGGCACCGCTGTTTACATCACACACATTATTCACTGCTACACAGGGAGACCACAAATGAATCCAAAATTCAACAAATTATTTGAACCCGTAACTTTCCCCAACGGCACAACCATTGCCAGCCGTTTTACCCAAGGGCCGATGGTCGTGTCGGCTCTGAATTCAACGGCGAAATCGGCGCAGACGATTTGGCGTATTGGGAACGCCGCAACGATTCAGGCAACCTGCTTATCACAGGGGCGACCGCTGTTTCCGAATACAGCGATGCTTACGGCAACGGCTTGAAACTGCATAAAGACGAATTGCTTGATGGCTGGAAAAAATTGGCCATCGTGATGAAAGCCAAAGGCAACCGCGCCGTGGTGCAACTGTTTCATGCAGGCTACCGCGCGTCGGTTACCTACAAAGAAAAAGGCGTGGCATACAGCGCCAGCACCAAAGAATACAAATTTCTGGATTATCCCGTAACGGGTTTGACCGAAGCGCAAATCGAAGAAACGCTGAACGATTTCGCTGCCGCCGCCAAACGGGCGATTGACGCGGGTTTTGACGGCATTGAGATTCACGGTGCCAACCGCTATCTGATTCATCAATTCTTTTCCGCCGTTTCCAATGTGCGCAACGGCCAATGGGGCGGCAGCCTTGAAAACCGCGCACGCTTCGGCTTGGAAGTGGTAAAACGCATTAAAGCTGTGATTCGGCAATACGCCAAACCCGATTTCATTTTGGGCTACCGCATTTCGCCCGAAGAAATCCACCGCGAAGGCAACGGCTTTACCTTTGACGAAGCCTTGTATCTGATTGACGAAGTGGCGAAATTGGGCGTGGACTATTTCAACGTTTCGCAATCGGGCATCCGCAGCTTCGCCGCCGCGCCCAAAGCAGGCGCATAT
Coding sequences within it:
- the pgmB gene encoding beta-phosphoglucomutase; translated protein: MTFQAVLFDLDGVITDTAEYHYRAWKKLAEEIGISIDRKFNETLKGVSREDSLKRILAHGGKTVGDEEFAALAKRKNDNYVEMIAAITPADVYPGILPLLDELKAAGKKIALASASKNGPFLLECMGLTAYFGAIADPAAVAQSKPAPDIFLAAAEGVHTPIGQCLGIEDASAGIQAIKSAGALPVGVGKAEDLGSDIALVPDTAKLTLAYLEKVWANARG
- a CDS encoding molecular chaperone is translated as MLNDGITGQVRQDRLLLTGYSLLAANNLGILAADVLLKDAAERG
- a CDS encoding type 1 glutamine amidotransferase family protein; protein product: MPQEDEAVLNIFQTYLPKLQKPHKLADILPQVLAEDSPCTAVLIPGGHGALNAIPESREVAQVLEWAVANRRCIITLCHGHAAQEGSFPFAGYRLCVFPDALDEGANIDIGYMPGRLP
- a CDS encoding LysR family transcriptional regulator, whose product is MNLDWNDIHYFLLLVEKQTLTATAAALQVEHSTVSHRIERLEKQLDLHLFDRINKRYLLTADGERLYAEARKLQFNVCQFAQAAQDSRQAVTEVSVSVPPFVAYALIASRLAEFYRRTDTIRLVLSSNTAISSLHQRQADITLRFALPEQNDLVVRRLRDVHYGWFAHRDYARNTPETDWQYIRFAVDGLRSEWLKKQLADKNIRFACNDFAVMKSAVRQQLGVGWLPFEYGETADFVRVHTDEIFSGSLHLVMHEDVRHSQKVRAVADFLGEVLGRK
- a CDS encoding tautomerase family protein; its protein translation is MPVFNAHVPAGKFTKEQKAALADAFVLALHDALNAPEDDQFVVINEHSEDNLFIHPTFPNMNRTDKRMIVTVDVSTTRTLEEKRKLTELVTKYAVEKVGIGQDDIALLIYALPMENMSFGGGKIMTDDAEAMAKRMR
- a CDS encoding oxidoreductase: MAYWERRNDSGNLLITGATAVSEYSDAYGNGLKLHKDELLDGWKKLAIVMKAKGNRAVVQLFHAGYRASVTYKEKGVAYSASTKEYKFLDYPVTGLTEAQIEETLNDFAAAAKRAIDAGFDGIEIHGANRYLIHQFFSAVSNVRNGQWGGSLENRARFGLEVVKRIKAVIRQYAKPDFILGYRISPEEIHREGNGFTFDEALYLIDEVAKLGVDYFNVSQSGIRSFAAAPKAGAYMGQAINKVIKEKLAGRALVLASGDLTSPDKILEAVTEYADIASAATMVLIDPDLQKRSQNAENPSSRLFPPNGGRF